The genome window TGGCTTTAAGTTAAACACAGGATGAGCTCTCAACAAAGGTCAGCACTGTTGTCATGTGTCATCTAAAAAAGCCCACTAAATTCTCTAGCAATTCTAGAAATAGAATTCCCTCcagttcacagatgaggaaacaggctcagaggtcCACATGCTTGTCTACAGTTATACAGTCAGTGACTGGCCCAGTCAGGATTTAAACTTGATCTGGGCCCCGCAGGGTCTATGCTTTTCTTAACTTCCTCTCGGGGGAGGGAGGTGTTTTCTGCCATGTCCAACTCTGATCCTGAGACCAGTAGAGCCAGGTCTGGATGGCACCAGATCATGACTGAATGCAGGAACTCCTGGCAGGCAGGGGCTGATGGGGCAGCCCTTCCGCTAGTGTCCCAGTTTCCCATTCAGCACCCTCTCTTGGAGCCTGCTTAGGCAATGTTAGTAGGATGCCAGGAGGACCATTTTTTTTAGCCCTTGGTCCCAGACCATTCAGCtgaagccaggagccacagcctcCTGGCAGTGGCTGATCTATTTCAGAACCCTCCATTCATGCAGATCTGATGGTATCCTGCCCTTTCTCAAACACCTTCGTGACTGCTCCAGGCCCAGCAGGATCTGGTTCCacatattttattcaaattcaTGGTCTTTCATCCAAATAGGCCTTTGGCTATGCTATTCTCCCTGCCTGGATCCCGTAACCCCAAGGTTTTTCTCACCCTGGTGAGTTTCTACCCACTCATTAAGGTACAGGCATAATATGCCTTCTTCCAGGAAACCCTTCTACCCTGCTATCCCAGCACTATCTCTCCCCCTGACTGAGCCCTGGCCCTGTGgcatagggtgtgtgtgtgtatagctcTGTATTACCCAGACTGGGGGTCTCATCAAGTGTGCAGCTGGAACTGAGGCCTCTCACAGTCTCCAGCATCGTCCAACAAGGGCTGGGCAGTAGGGAGTGGAAGGAGTTGTTTAGTGAATCGGTAAACCAAATCTTTAGCCTGGTATCTAAGGCTTTGTGTAATCTGGTTTGGCAAACTCCTGTTCATCCCATCCATGCAAAAACCCTAACCCAGGCAGCATTTACTGGGAAGACAGATTTGAAGGCTGGGCTTCCCGTGCCCCAGCCAACACTGATAAGaaatttctacttaaaaaaaaaaaaaaaaaaaaaaaaaaaaaaatatatatatatatatatatatatatatatatatatatatatatatatatatatatatatatatatatagattgatttgagagagagagagagagagagagaagagggaaagaaagacaaacagaaacatcgatctgtttctgtgtgtgctctGCCCAGGGATTAAAGCTGCAACTTTGTGTATCTCGACTATGCTTAAGCAAACCAGCTATCTGGCATGCTTTTGTACCTACAATATCAATATCTTGAGCTCGTATTTTGGCTTCTGGGAGGCAGTAAGGTGCATGGGTTTCCAGGTTGCATTACCagtacagtggtagtcaacctggtccctaccgcccactagtgggtgtaccagctttcatggtgggtggtagcagaacaaccaaagtttaaataaaaagatagatttaactatagtaagttttgtgtgttttttttttctgaagctgcaaacggagagagacagtcagacagactcccgcatgcgcccgaccgggcgatgctctgcctctctggggcgtcactctgccgcgaccactCTAGCaactgggacagaggccaaggagccatcccaagcgcccggggccatctttgttccaatggagccttggctgcaggaggggaagagagagacagagaggaaggaggggagggggctggagaagcaaatgggcgcttctcctatgtgccctggccgggaatcgaacctggatcccccgcacgccaggctgacgctctaccgctgagccaaccggccagggcctatagtaagttgttttataaagatttattccacCAAACTTAGccaaaatccgacataaagtacttggtaagtaattattattatatgctttaacttgctgtaactctgcttttataaactttatataaagtaaagttactttcctattttagaaatcaccattactgtggaactggtgggctgttagaaaattttactactaacagagatacaaaagtgggcagtaggtaaaaaaggttgactacccctgagttaGGAGATGGATTTGGCAGACTTCCCCAGCTAGGACGACAGCATTATAAGAAGTATATCGGTCTCCAAAAACAGTGCTCTGTGTCTGCATGCAACAAAGGACAGCGCCCCCCACACAGTCCACAGATGCTTTTAGATGCTAGCCACAACTCAATCACTGGATGCGGGCCCTTTAAGAGGCTGGCACTTGGGGGCGGGGCTCACGCCAAACCCCTCCCTGGAAACCACGACAGAGCGGCCTGAGTCACATTGCTTCTGCGCGTCGTCTACGCGGTTCCGGGTACAGCTTTAGGTTTTCTGTTCCTGGAGAAACTGAGGGTAGGAGCCGGAGCGACTCTTCCAAAACCCACAGGACACCTGGCCTTAGGTTATTGGCATTTTCCCTGAAACCACCTATGAAGGCGATATTTAGGACTGGAATGGGTGGGACAGTGACGGTTCTTGACCCGTGTTGCAGGTGAGCACGTTCAAACTTAGATGTGAACAAGGTCTCGCTATTGCGGCTGCGTTGGCTCCGGGATTTGAACGCGTGCTGAGCCCAACTCTGAGCCCTGAGGTCTTGTGAAACGGAAATGATTCACTCTTTGGTTTGTGCAGACACAGTGAGCAGGTGAGGTCTGGAGGAGTTGGGGGCGGGCAGTGGCGGTACCCTCCTCGGTTTGAGATTGAACTCTCTATGGACAGAGCTGGGGGGTTGTGGAACCGGTGGTGAAGGGCAGACTGGGTTGTGGCCAGGCTCTGGTGCTGGGTTcagcccctctcctcaccctgatTCTGATACCTCCAGGGTGAGTTCGGTGCTGAACCGCAACACCCGGCAGTTTGGAAAGAAGCACCTGTTTGACCAGGACGAGGAGACGTGCTGGAACTCGGACCAGGTGAGGAACCCCCCTAGATCCTCCATAGCTCATGTGAATCAGATTCAGGGGTCCAGGGTGCCTTAACGCCAGGCCACCACAGCTGGGCTCACTCTGATTGGCCAGGAAAGAACATATGCTGAATCCTACCCCCATCAATCAACTGTGAGAGAGGGCAGAGTACTCGTGTGAGCCTGGTGTGACTGTAGCCCTGTCCCCCTATCTGCTTCCAGGGCCCCCTCCAGTGGGTGATATTAGAGTTTCCCCAGCGCATCCGTGTCTCCCAGCTGCAGATCCAGTTCCAGGGGGGATTTTCCAGTCGTCGATGCCACCTGGAAGGTACTGTAAGACcttggaagaggggagagggcctTGGAGGGGGCACCCTGGCTTCACAGTCTGCTCCTTTCCCTGCCACAGGTTCTCAGGGGAGTGAGGCTCTTAATAAGATTGTGGACTTCTACCCTGAAGACAACAATTCAATTCAGATATCCTGCCTTGGCCTCTGAAAGTTGTAGGTCctgtgtgtgaccttgagcaagtggcCTCTAGGCCTGCATtacttcatctgtgaaatgggctgaTGGTAACTTGTTTTGTGTGTCCCAGAGGGGCCAACAGTGGTGTCTGAACTGGGATTGAGTGGGGGTTGGCAGACAGTTAAATGACAAGCCACCTGTTTCCCTTGACTCTGTGTTCACACCTTCTCTGTGCCAGCTGCTGAGGTGGACCGGCTAAAGGTAACATTTGAGGACGCCACTGACTTTTTTGGCCGTATGGTCATCTACCACCTGAGAGTACTGGGGGAGAAGATGTGAGACCACTGggctgccacctcctccaggaaacaTTCATGAAAGCACAGCAAAATCCTTCAAGTTCTGCACaggtttattgatttctttcaaaAGGACCCCCTCCCACCATCTGTACAAGAGCTGCCTTTGAAGCCAGTTCTGGGTTCTCCCAACTCTGGGCCAACCATTTGTTCCCTGAGTGTCTTGAGTCCCTGGGGGGCCGGTGGCCTTCACTCAGGATCATCGGGCATCAGGTTACTCTGGAAGAGTTTGAGGATGTGGTTCTCAATCACCTGTTGCACTGGAAACAGGACAAGGAAAAGGTGGGCCATGATGGGGTTAAGGCTGCAGAGGCACAAGCCCACCTGCACCCTCCCTTTTGGGGAGGAGCTGGGGGGTCCTGTCCTGAGAACTGCACCTCCAGGGACAAACATGGACTTTCTCACAGTGGAACATGGAAGGAGGACCCATTTTGTATATAGGGAAATCCATGCCCCTCCCAAGACACAGCTGGGAAGCCTGAGGCCCCTATCTCAGGGACCTCAATTTCcccaaagtttataaaaatacatttttggagGCATTTCAGAGTTACAAAAATATTCCTTACAAAATTAAATTGGCGAACtatgatatttataaaaagatgAGAAGAGCTATGAGGATTGATTTGTCCCAAATGGAGAAAGACTCCTTGAAGCAAGGAGGGGATGTTTCCCAAGCCCTCGATTCCCCCCACCACCCTAGGGGGTTGCTTTTGTTAGGCTCACACTGTTTCAT of Saccopteryx bilineata isolate mSacBil1 chromosome 1, mSacBil1_pri_phased_curated, whole genome shotgun sequence contains these proteins:
- the NR2C2AP gene encoding nuclear receptor 2C2-associated protein; protein product: MIHSLVCADTVSRVSSVLNRNTRQFGKKHLFDQDEETCWNSDQGPLQWVILEFPQRIRVSQLQIQFQGGFSSRRCHLEGSQGSEALNKIVDFYPEDNNSIQTFSVPAAEVDRLKVTFEDATDFFGRMVIYHLRVLGEKM